Part of the Denticeps clupeoides chromosome 3, fDenClu1.1, whole genome shotgun sequence genome, GGCTGTGCAGGAATGCACAGGTGGCACCGTGAGCCACGCCCACACCCAGCCACACCCTCTTCACACGGTGAGACACACCCGCCTTCTACCTTCTCTTCTCAGGCCTGAGCACAGCCCACCCCGCGGCGCCCTCCCATGGTCACGCCGGGACGGGCGCCAGGGCAGAACTTGCAAATTGCTCCTCTAAATCTACAGGAAAAAGTTGAGGGTAAAAAGTAATTtgctgaatatatatatttttatttttaaagaaattctGTCTTTCAGGAACAGCTTGCTGAAAGGGACCAGGATGTCGCCAGGCTGCAGGAGTCTCTGAGGAGAGAACGGGAGAAGGtctctccctccacctctcacAGAGtccaaaaaatctgaaaaacttCAATTTATCCCAGAGATTTTATCCACAGAGaataatataattacaataGTAAAAATAGTACAATACAATCTACAATAATAACttattgtatataaataaaataagggTACAAATACAACcattattatgaaatatatataaagcactTTGTGTGCTAAATTTCttaaaattgtcattgtgagactgcagcacagcacacggtgaaacgagtcctctgtatttaaccatcacccttggtgagcagtgggcaccatgacaggcgcctggggagcagtgtgtggggacgggactttcatcaaggggacctcagcggtttgggattcgaactggcgaCCTTCTGGTTGCGGGTCGGTTCCCTCGCCCGCTTGTTTGGGGTATAAATGGCGTATATCCAGTTTGTATAGAGACATCTCAACATGTAGGTGGAGCTGAAACCGGTCACTGAAGCTCCGccgtttgtgtttttgtctcgTGGTGGCCGCGCCCTGTTTTGTCTGGCTGTGGGCGGTAACTTCAGCTAcgtaaaatatatatacgtaATGTGCATATTCCAGAGGGTGGTATGGTCTGCTGATGTTATTTATTCAGATGGCCTACTGAATTAGTTGTGTTCATAATGGGTAACAagctcgtctatgaaccagaagacccacattcaaaccccacttactagcattgtgtccctgagcaagacacttaaccctgagtgtctccagggggggactgtccctgtaactactgattataagggcgtctggggaatgctggaaatgtaaatgtgtgtgttgcagtgttcGCATCTGCAGTCCCGCTgcagccagcagggggcggAGTTGAAACGCAGAGAGCAGCAGAACGGCAGGCTGAAGGACCGGCTTTTCTCGGACAGGTACAgggagagggcagcaggtgagGGACCTTCCAGACAAGGAAGTCCTGCTCGTGGCCAGTGATGCTCCTCTGACCTCCCGTCACGCCTACTTTTGCCCTCAGCCATTGAGGTTCTGAATGGTCAGCCCAAAGCTCTGGCGAAGAAGGACCTCGCTGCTAAGATCCCGCGGTCTGATGGCAGGTGTGTAGCCTGATCCCGGTGGCACCTGTTGCATCATACATGGGGTTTTGGAATCATCTTCTAAATACTTGTGAAGTGGGAGAGATGATGAATAAGGgtgaactgtgtgtgtctgtcagaaGAGATGAAGAAGCCTTAAGTTTGATGCTGGAGAGACGAGAGGCGGAGCTTCGAGAGGCAATGAAGTTGAGACACGCCCTCACCACACTACTACATGGGCTCAGAACAGACATGGAGAAGGTCCACCATTACTGTTTCATTCCACAGTTTATCCTCCAAATCACGTTTCAGACCTTTCATATTGTACGCCGGACTGGACAGGTTTCCAAGGGCGACTGTGACGAGCAGGAGCCAGACAGCAAATGGCTCGTCGAATCAGAGACTGCGCTAGGTGATCATGTGACCGGCGGTGTGGTCCAGGAGTGGATAAAGGTGCGAAACATTGGGCTGAAGCGGTGTTTCATGCAGAGTAaggacaagtgtgtgtgtgtgtgtgtgtgtgtgtgtgtgtgttgactggtGAGTAAGCATCCAATAATCCCcctccggtgtgtgtgtgtgtgtgtgtggtaggcATTACAGGAACTGGAACGGATCAGGACAAGCTGATTGCACAGTTGGAAGCCGAACTGGACCAGAGTCAGAACTTGGTCAGATTACAGCAGCAAATGCTAcaggtcagacacacacacacacacacacacacacggctgtcATGACCAGCAGAGACCGCAACTCACCAAAACTGACCATCCAGGATCAACCAGTGAACACACAGGTCTGAatagagcagtggtggccaagcgggtaaggtaatggacccgtaatcagaaggttgcgggttcgaatcccgacccgccaagcgtccccacacgctgctccctgggcgcctgtcatggctgcccactgctcaaaaaggatgactgttaaaagcagaggacacaattcattgtgtgcacttcactttcacgaatAGAGGGTAATTAGACCAGCATGGCGAGCAGCGCATCCACATATCTGCTGACTCTAAAGCATCTTAACAGATTTTGAACACAAGTGTAGGAACAAATGAGGGCGAAACCGGtgaatttttgttgttttgaagACTCCATCCACACATCTGTGCCATGAATGAGGAGGATAGGCGGTTTTACAAATGAAACTGCTTCTTTGCATTCAGCCAAACCAACTGTGCTATATAAACGGTACAGATATTGTATTTATGGGCTTTCAGAACGCAGCTTTGAGGTCTGTGGAGTTTTGAGGCCAACTCAACACTTACTGTATGTTCCTCCAACCATTCCTGAAGAATGGCAGggtttaaataaacaaaataaaagataatGTCCTCCTTTCAGACCAGGGCATCTTCTGTCGTTGGTCAAGTTCCGATGTAATCTCTCTCAGGACAGCGTGGCTCCACCCCTTCCTGGATCTCTTGCCGATTCATATTATCTGGAGGAATGGGAACGGCTTCAGGTAAAGTGGGCGGAGTTTGAACGTCAGAGGCGGAGCTTTGAGAGGGAGAGGCAGGCCTTCACCGACGCTGCCATCCGGCTGGGCCATGAGGTACGGGACCTGATGTAAGCGAGTGCTTTGGCCCATTATGCCCAGATCATGaccaaatgtgcatttttattttatttatttttttcgtgCCAGAGGTGCCAGTTTGAGCAGCAGCGAGCGTCTCTGGTGAAGTGGCAGTATCTGGGTTTCACCCCAGGACCAAAGCCGTCCACCCTCAGTGAGTCTGTTCCCTTCTCGACCTCCACGACTGgcgactggggcagtggtggcctagcggttaaggaagcggccctgtgatcagaaggtttccggttcgaatcccgagccgcaaaggtgccactgaggtgccactgagcaaagcaccgtccccacacactgctccccatggctgcccactgctcactcagggtgatgggttaaatgcagaggacaaatttcactgtgtgcaccgtgtgctgcgctgctgtgtatcacatgtgacaatcacttcactttgttgttgtttgactGTTGCAACGTTCAAAGCGAGCAATCTATTAAATTCAAGGTTCACTTTTAAAAAGGTTGTTTGGTTAACTATATTGAACCGAAACGTTacagcttttttgttgtttttgccgTCAGTTACAGTTCCTGGTCACGtgactcctcctccacccaagTTTCCATCCACTCCGTGCTTCCCAAGGTTCGACCCGAACCCCTGGTCCCCCCAAGAGGACGTCGTGACCCCTAGCACTCCTGAGCTCTACTCTGCCCTCAGACTGCCCTACTGCCCCAACAGGTTGGTCACACGCTAATTAACACGAGTAAGAGCCAAACGGGCTCCGTTCAGAATGCGGACATTCGTTCGGCACGGAACCAGCAGTTCGCACGACCCGTTCTCATACGTCGCGCGACCCAACGTGCTTTAGAGAGACGAGAAGGTCACTTTTCCATCCGTATTGATTCTGTTGGTCTCCATtggtttattttacattcatgcaACTGTAATAACTCTCTTTATCACTCCTCTCTCTAGTCCCCCGGTGTCTGAGAACCGAACGGCAGTGTCAAAGAAAGTTTGTCTTGCGCTGGACATGCATGATCTTGAATGTTCCTTttagtattttctttttattgatatttaagtatttaatttttttttttccaataaaagTTTCAACCCTGTGCCTATGTGCTTCATCCTCCTTGAAGAAAGACATGGATGTTGCAGGAGGCTGATGATGTGCATGGATTACCAACATGACCACTGGGTCCATGTCTGGGATCCATATTGCCGCTATCAGAATCGTTTCGATGTACGGTTGTTACTTCTCCCCGGCTAGGGTCAGGGGAAGGATGAGATGTTCCACACTCCGCGACAGGATGCAGATGCAATGTGGGCTATTTTCAAATTCTAAATGTTCATGCATATACAGTGACCGAACCACTGCTGCCGTGAGGACTCTCTTACATCAGGTGCTAAAGAAAAGTGAATAGAGTGGtgctagcgggtaacacactcgactacgaaccagaagacccgggttcgaaccccacttactaccatcgtgtccctgagcaagacacttaaccctgagtgtgtccaggagggggactgtccctgtaactactgattggatgcAGAAGGTAAATCGAACAAAGGAAGTAAAGACCAGACACAATGACAACCAGTTACTGACACTACTGATTGAAAGACGTCCTgaaaaagggcgtctgatctgATGCTGGTGGAAAATGCTGGTGGAAAAGGACCGATTTGATGACTGCACTTCACACTTCTTCAGTCACCTCAGGAAATGAACTTGAACGTCTCCACAGTTGACACAGGTCTTCCAGATGTGATGAGGTGAAGTTTGGCAAAGTTCAGTCATCTCCGCTGACCTGAGTGTGTTCAGCTTTAAGTGGGTCTGTCAACATGTCACCATCCGTTCAACCTCCTGTCGATACGCAGACTCCATGGACCATGGAGTGGGAGAAGAGTGGGGCAGTaatggcctagcgtttaaggaagtggccccgtaatcagaaggttgccggttcggtgCCACTGAGCCTCTGCAGGAAGTAAACCTGCAACCTGTACGTAGCTGAAACGGCAATAAAGCTCACTCGAACGTGAACTCGAGTGAATCAGAGCATTTTCATCCCAGGAGCGTTCTGTTCACGTAGACCTGCGGTGGGAgcgggtttttaaaaaatgtttaaactgaGATGGTTGGGCGCATGTTTTACATGATGCAATATCTTGCTGGGACAATAAGCAAAACATTTATGCTGAAAATAAAGTTCTGCCAAAATCAGAACCAAATTATGGGACGGTGGGAACATGTCCAGACACCAGTCAGACCTTTTTTCCACATGTCAATTTACTGACGAAAAAATCCCAGGCAGCaggaacattaaaatgtatttggtgATTTTGTAGTTGTTCGATTGGaaggtggggtggtagtagcctggtgggtaacacactcgcctatggaccagaagacccaggttcgaaccccacttactaccatcgtgtccctgagcaagacacttaaccctgagtatctccagggggggactgtccctgtcactactgattgtaagtcgctctggataagggggtctggtaaatgctggaaatgtaaaataaccCCCTTGGGCTTGAGTTCGACTGGTCCATTTTTCCCCCGCCGCCCCGGCACCTGTGGATTCTTCCCGCACCCACGGGCCACGCCGAGGGCGCGTGCTGGCTCCGTGCGCTGCTGTTagggcatcatcatcatcatcatcatcatcatcatcatcagcagcagggcCGGTGGGGTTCCGGGCGGCTGACATGGCGCCATTTGGACACATGGAGCGCAGGACGCAGGACTTCCAGCCCTGGCGGGACTACCTGGGCTTGGCCGACACCCTGAAGGGGATCCAGGGCGGCGGCGTCGCGGCCCCGCCGACCCCGCCGGCCGCCGGAGCCGAGCCCTCCGACCGCGGGCCTCCGGCGAGGAAGTTCTGCAGCTTCTGCAAGCACAACGGCGAGTCCCAGGCGGTGTTCGGCTCCCACTGCCTGAAGGACCGCGGCGGGGAGGTGGTGTGCCCGTACCTGCGGAGCTACGTCTGCCCCCAGTGCGGAGCCACCGGGCCGGCCGCCCACACCAAGAGGTTCTGTCCGCTGGTGGACAGCAGCTACACGTCGGTGTACACGCGTTCTGCCCGCTGAGCCGAGTCGAGCCGAACGGAGCCGAGTCGTGCCGAACCGAGCCGAGCTTTTAAACGTTTTAATGAAGGGTCGCACACGTCGGAGTCGGGCCGCggtttaaccttttttttttgcctttatttaTCACTTTTGCATGCTTTTCAGCACTTTACTTAACTTTGTtttgcgtgtgggtgtgtgtgtgtgtgtatatattgcgCTGTTTTATTCCCCTCTTTGCTTAACGATCACTTTGCACGCTTTTAATTTCGGGTCTGAACCGAGCCTGAGACCCGCGACGGGCCGTCGTGCACGAACACGCCGacgttttaaacattttgtacGTTGAGCCGATTTTTCGACATCGGCGTGcagaaaaatgtgacaaaaatgtgaaagtttGCTCCTGTTTGGATTTTAAATACCACTTTTGTATTAACGGGCATGTTGCGTGTTGCCAATAAATAATAACGAGGAGCCTTAATCCGCCTCCTGTGATCTTTACACATTATGAAGACGCGGGGAACTTCTTACTCtttatttgtttagtttttttttttcaaacagcaTAAAACCGAacttatttgcatttttttaagttaaagACACAAAACGAAGGCGCGTCTAGAACTTGTGAAAGCAGCGTCTTCAGTACTGGCAGGAGTGGTGGGGACCGCATGGCCGATGGCCGGACGTCTTGGTGGCTTTGCTGCCCCGACGGATGTTCTCCACCTCCCGATGTGCAGCCATCACGATCCGACTGGAGAGACCCAGACGCCACGTTACACAGAGATCATGAGGTCCTGCTCTTCCACAGATGGAGATCGTTTTACAACCACTACTccgcatctactctgctgctactatgTTACATTACACTACAATTCATAGCAGTACGCTACCTCCCTCCACTAACAcgtaacctgcaacatacacgctgcatctactctgctgctactacgttacgttatactacaatttacaccagtacgctacctccctCCACTAACAcgtaacctgcaacatacacgctgcatctactctgctgctactacgttacgttatactacaatttacaccagtacgctacctcactccACCAACACGTAACCTATAACATACacgctgcatctactctgctgctactatgTTACATTACACTACAATTCATAGCAGTACGCTACCTCCCTCCACTAACAcgtaacctgcaacatacacgctgcatctactctgctgctactacgttacgttatactacaatttacaccagtacgctaccctCACTCCACTAACAcgtaacctgcaacatacacgctgcatctactctgctgctactacattacACTACAATTCATAGCAGTACGTTACCTCCCTCCACTAACAtgtaacctgcaacatacacactgcatctactctgctgctactacgttacgttatactacaatttacaccagtacgctacctccctCCACTAACAcgtaacctgcaacatacacgctgcatctactctgctgctactacgttacgttatactacaatttacaccagtacgctacctcactccACCAACACGTAACCTATAACATACacgctgcatctactctgctgctactatgTTACATTACACTACAATTCATAGCAGTACGCTACCTCCCTCCACTAACAcgtaacctgcaacatacacgctgcatctactctgctgctactacgttacgttatactacaatttacaccagtacgctacctcactccACTAACAcgtaacctgcaacatacacgctgcatctactctgctgctactacattacACTACAATTCATAGCAGTACGTTACCTCCCTCCACTAACAcgtaacctgcaacatacacactgcatctactctgctgctactacgttacgttatactacaatttacaccagtacgctacctcactccACTAACAcgtaacctgcaacatacacactgcatctactctgctgctactacgttacgttatactacaatttacaccagtacgctacctccctCCACTAACAcgtaacctgcaacatacacgctgcatctactctgctgctactacgttacgttatactacaatttacaccagtacgctacctcactccACTAACACGTAACCTATAACATACacgctgcatctactctgctgctactacgttatactacaatttacaccagtacgctacctcactcaactcgcacgtaacctgcaacatacacactgcatctactctgctgctactacgttacgttatactacaatttacaccagtacgctacctcactccACTAACACGTAACCTATAACATACacgctgcatctactctgctgctactacgttatactacaatttacaccagtacgctacctcactcaactcgcacgtaacctgcaacatacacactgcatttactctgctgttactacgtTACATTATACAATTCATACAAGTACCACACTCCTGTACAGATTTGTATTTTATACGTATTTACTTTGCGCCATATGTATCGTCTTTTGGTGTTACAACCTTTTAGGTCTGATCCACATCAAATTgattttctctaaaacgggttttcggtttctaaaactctgcgtccacacggagatgcaGGTGACGGTCCAAACGCTGTCTTAACCCCCTCCACAAGACTGCTCTCGAGTCTTGTTTTTAAGTCTAGTTTTGTTCTGTTGTGGGAATCACCTGCTTCCGCATTCCGAGGGTGTCCCCGGTGAGTTACTTGAAACGAATACGTCAGcactttcaccaaaaaaaaaaagccactctgccgtccacacggaaacgcggaaaagaaaaattcaccCTGGAACCTGTTTCAGAACATAAccgttctgggtcccctgaaacgccgtctccgtgtggacgcaagGTCAGATATTTTACCGTTTCCGTGTGGACGGGCGTTAATCATGTATTCTTTATTATGGCATTTTACACTCGGGGGTGATGGGCAGGACCTCGATCTCGTTGTACTGTTGCACTAAGTCTTTAAACTCAAGCTTTAATAGGAGATCAGAGTCTGTTTCTAAACACACAACGCTGTAGCTAAGTCTGCATTTGGTCCACATTAGCCATGTTGCTAGCAGCTTTGATCAACAGTGGCTTTGCTTTGACTGGTTTGTActtttctgtatttgtgtggaTTGTTACATAGCGACATAGAGTCTACGGTGACTAATTGAGCACGAAAGGTTCTAATTGTGATGTCCTTCCAGAGGTTCTCACTTGAGGGAAGACAGCTCCCTGATCAGCCCGCACACCAACTGAGTGCCGTCCTCCAGATCagcagggcattctgggatacGGTGCTCCTTCAGCTCGCTTTAAAAAACGTAAAATCACAATCAGTTTTCAAATCCTTGGCAGCGTGtaccaaaacacacatttactgaTGGCACCTACGTCACTGTGATGAGTTGGGAGTCAGAGATGGAGGTGAAGGACACTGGATGGAAATCCTCAGGCTCAGGGGTCGTCACCCCAGGGTCACGACCTTCTGCTGGAGACTGAgcaataagtgaagtgattgtcacttttgatacacagcagcacagcacacggtgcacacagccaaacttgtcctatgcatttaacccatcaccctgagggagcagtgggcagccatgacaggcgcccggggagcagtgtgtggggacggtgctttgctcagtggcaacttggcacctgattacggggcctcttccttaaccgctagaccaccagcTGCCCAAATAGGGGGGCTGCATAAGGTGCCATAAAAATATCAAGACAGAACTGAATTCTGACGTAAAATAAGGCCCTGGAATAACgagcaataaaatgaaaaaagcaacCAGAATAACGGATTATAAAAAGCTCTTCACCATAACACTCACAGTGGAATCGTCCTCCAGGATTTGTGGTGGATCTCTAGCTTCCCTATCACTGTCTGGTTCTGAGGTGGTTCCCCAAGTCATCTTCTCTGCCTCATCTCTGTCCTCAAACTGCTTGGTTTTGATGGTTATTTCTGTGGCCAATGAACCTGGTTCGGTTTGCGTCTCAGGGGGTGTTTTCTGAACATCTGCACTGTTCTCTACCAGGGTGTTGGTAGGAGGGAACACTTGCTGATCTTCTAGGTTCTTGTGCTCTGAACAGACTCCCTCCAGCTGCTCCACCTCCGCCAGCTCAGGATCCAGGATCTGAGCCGAGATCGCCTTGTCTCTCTGCTCGGTACTGTTCCAGGCGGTCTCGAAGGAAGAGTCTGAGGAGCACGACATCACGGTACCATCAGAACCCGGGCGGattttcctctccctctctcccaggCCACACATGCCCATTCTCCTCCTCGCTTTCTTCCTGGACTCCATCAGATCTGGCTGCTCCTCCCTGGGCTCTTCCTCACGTGAACAGAGTGCTTGCGACTCCGGGTACAGTTCAGGCAACGGAGGACGTCCAGTTCCCTCCGACACACTTTCACGTTCCTTTTCTTCTGCCCAGTCATGCGTGTTGGTGACCAGTTGCTGGCCATGACTGCTTCCTGGGTTTTTGGAGGCCGATCTCAGCTCATTGCTTGAGGCGTCAGTGGCATCTGGCAACGAGTTCATCGGCACCAAAAATGGACTACGCGTCTCTGCAGCGATGCTTCCTGCGCTCGGGTCGTCTATTTCCTGAGGAACAGAAATGCGTTTAATTTTCGAGTACCGGCACAGATAAAAGCCAAGTGATGAGAATTAAGAGTAAAACTAGTTTTGGACACCTGCATGTTGGAGTGTGGCGAGGCCGACTCGGCTCCTGGGGATTTGCGTTTTGTTGACCGCAGAGTTCTTTGCTGTGGCGCCCTGAAGCCTGGACACGAAACGGTTATATaactattcttgacaagttaggcttTATCGGGGCTCTCAGTTtcgtaactcaaaatctatggaaacccaacgagaattgctggtgtcttcctcttgtaagtcgctttggataaaagcttcTGTCAAGTAAAGTAACAGCAACACTAATTCCctgtacatttcccacttggGGGGACTAATAAAGGGTCACCTTCTCCTCAGTATCCAACGTACCCGCAGACCTTGCCCACTTTCTGGTCATTTTCAATCCCGAAACCACCGGATTTCCTTTTTGTCTGAAGTCTGTAAATAAAAAGACATCTTCTGGTTGTCGCATTCACTCCCATTGAATAGATAAAGAGTGTTAATGATATTTCAGCATCTCTAAACTGCACGTGTGTAAGGGACTGGCCGCCGGCTAGTTAACTAAGCTAAAGCTAAACTAGTCTAGGCCTACAACAAATACAGAGAAAGAACGAGAGAAACGCATCGTGTGTAAAACTAACATGCTACCATGAACTGGCTTCGAAAAGcaagtttacatttttactgtgaATGTAAAAACTTGTATTTTATCTCGCTGCCGAAACGCAGAATCCGCGGCTTCCGTCAGAAATATAACACAAAACCCGAACAACATTTGGCTTGTTTACCCCCCGTTGCATTTCTTAAATTATCATGACGTAaaaagtttatatttttattcgCACATATGTTAAATGTGACCTTTTTATTCGGTAttttatcgtgtgtgtgtgtgtgtgtgtgtgtgtattttttattcacacGTCGCGAGCAGGTGTGCAGTTGCCCCTGGTGACGCCGGGCTGCGCCGGAAGTGACGCGCCCTCTTCCGGGTACGAGGCAGGATTTGGCGGCGCTGTTTTTTCCGTCAGCACGCAGGTAGCCGCCTGCCTGCTCGTCCACCGGACGGCCAGCTCGCCCTCCTCTTCGGACGCCGACGCGGACCCGGAGCTCGGCGACGCAGAGCGGAAGCCGCGGTGCGGCCCGTCCCAGCCGCGGCGCGGCGAGGCGGGTTCGAAACTCCGGGCAGGCAAGTGAAGAACCTGGCGGCCGAGTTATACCTGCAGTGGAAAAGCACCTTTAAATCGTTTGATGTAGTAGGATGAACCgcttaaatattattttgatgatgatggcgttttttcttctttgctggTGATTAGCGTATATGTATAGGGGCTgatcttgacctttgaccctctgttgcagtttcaggtgcgtttttttttttttttaagaccatGAACCGCAGTAAGAACCCCCCACCCCGGGGTCAAGGGGCAGCCCGGGCCAAGCAGGTATGAGTCGGCCAGGAGGTCAGCCAGAAGGCCGATGTGGTGCTGGTTTCCTCTAAATCGTGTCATTCCCACCGTCCAGATGGGCCTCCTGTTGGACCTGGACCCCGATGGTGGCCTGGATTCTGCTGGaaatgaggaggagctggaggcggAGCTGTTGGCCCTGATTGGCGGAGGAGGCGAGAAGCGTTCCCCGGCCAACAAGGCAGGCAGAGGTCAGAGACGACCGACAACGGGCTCGGCCGCATTCCTCCTTTCACGTCGGCCTGTCAGGTTTTGTGACTATGGAAGGATCTCGTTACCACGCTTCTaccatgaaattaaatgaaagtgattgattGTCACAGAAGTACCGCGTGGTCGTACTGAGGACGTGATGACCAGTAAACTACAGAAACTTACGCCAAGCCTGTGTAGGAGAtgtaccacttactaccatcgtgtccccgagtgtctccagggggggaccgtccctgtaactactgaccataaggcgctctggatggAGCAGCAACATTTTAATGGTGGAGTTGGCGCGTGGCTCCGGTGGCTGAGTGGTGACGTTGCCACTTGGCGTCTAGTCGTATTTCCCCACGTGGGTCTCTGGAGGGCGTCATGTCTCCTGGGAGACTAGAATTAGAACAGAAAACCGGCATCACAGCACAAAATAacgtaatttaaaaaaaagattatacaTGGAAAACTCACACGTTATTCATACGGTGTAAAGTAGCGATTAAAATGG contains:
- the LOC114785757 gene encoding afadin- and alpha-actinin-binding protein isoform X1; the encoded protein is MEDVLSCRCNTDVSSYPTSRTQMAHRQGRAPPKSRRAVQECTGGTVSHAHTQPHPLHTEQLAERDQDVARLQESLRREREKCSHLQSRCSQQGAELKRREQQNGRLKDRLFSDRYRERAAAIEVLNGQPKALAKKDLAAKIPRSDGRRDEEALSLMLERREAELREAMKLRHALTTLLHGLRTDMEKVHHYCFIPQFILQITFQTFHIVRRTGQVSKGDCDEQEPDSKWLVESETALGDHVTGGVVQEWIKVRNIGLKRCFMQSITGTGTDQDKLIAQLEAELDQSQNLVRLQQQMLQDSVAPPLPGSLADSYYLEEWERLQVKWAEFERQRRSFERERQAFTDAAIRLGHERCQFEQQRASLVKWQYLGFTPGPKPSTLITVPGHVTPPPPKFPSTPCFPRFDPNPWSPQEDVVTPSTPELYSALRLPYCPNRLVTR
- the LOC114785771 gene encoding uncharacterized protein LOC114785771 gives rise to the protein MTRKWARSAGFRAPQQRTLRSTKRKSPGAESASPHSNMQEIDDPSAGSIAAETRSPFLVPMNSLPDATDASSNELRSASKNPGSSHGQQLVTNTHDWAEEKERESVSEGTGRPPLPELYPESQALCSREEEPREEQPDLMESRKKARRRMGMCGLGERERKIRPGSDGTVMSCSSDSSFETAWNSTEQRDKAISAQILDPELAEVEQLEGVCSEHKNLEDQQVFPPTNTLVENSADVQKTPPETQTEPGSLATEITIKTKQFEDRDEAEKMTWGTTSEPDSDREARDPPQILEDDSTSPAEGRDPGVTTPEPEDFHPVSFTSISDSQLITVTELKEHRIPECPADLEDGTQLVCGLIRELSSLNRIVMAAHREVENIRRGSKATKTSGHRPCGPHHSCQY
- the nanos3 gene encoding nanos homolog 3; the protein is MAPFGHMERRTQDFQPWRDYLGLADTLKGIQGGGVAAPPTPPAAGAEPSDRGPPARKFCSFCKHNGESQAVFGSHCLKDRGGEVVCPYLRSYVCPQCGATGPAAHTKRFCPLVDSSYTSVYTRSAR
- the LOC114785757 gene encoding afadin- and alpha-actinin-binding protein isoform X2 encodes the protein MAHRQGRAPPKSRRAVQECTGGTVSHAHTQPHPLHTEQLAERDQDVARLQESLRREREKCSHLQSRCSQQGAELKRREQQNGRLKDRLFSDRYRERAAAIEVLNGQPKALAKKDLAAKIPRSDGRRDEEALSLMLERREAELREAMKLRHALTTLLHGLRTDMEKVHHYCFIPQFILQITFQTFHIVRRTGQVSKGDCDEQEPDSKWLVESETALGDHVTGGVVQEWIKVRNIGLKRCFMQSITGTGTDQDKLIAQLEAELDQSQNLVRLQQQMLQDSVAPPLPGSLADSYYLEEWERLQVKWAEFERQRRSFERERQAFTDAAIRLGHERCQFEQQRASLVKWQYLGFTPGPKPSTLITVPGHVTPPPPKFPSTPCFPRFDPNPWSPQEDVVTPSTPELYSALRLPYCPNRLVTR
- the LOC114785757 gene encoding afadin- and alpha-actinin-binding protein isoform X4 yields the protein MEDVLSCRCNTDVSSYPTSRTQMAHRQGRAPPKSRRAVQECTGGTVSHAHTQPHPLHTEQLAERDQDVARLQESLRREREKCSHLQSRCSQQGAELKRREQQNGRLKDRLFSDRYRERAAAIEVLNGQPKALAKKDLAAKIPRSDGRRDEEALSLMLERREAELREAMKLRHALTTLLHGLRTDMEKVHHYCFIPQFILQITFQTFHIVRRTGQVSKGDCDEQEPDSKWLVESETALGDHVTGGVVQEWIKVRNIGLKRCFMQSITGTGTDQDKLIAQLEAELDQSQNLVRLQQQMLQDSVAPPLPGSLADSYYLEEWERLQVKWAEFERQRRSFERERQAFTDAAIRLGHERCQFEQQRASLVKWQYLGFTPGPKPSTLSESVPFSTSTTGDCCNVQSEQSIKFKVHF
- the LOC114785757 gene encoding afadin- and alpha-actinin-binding protein A isoform X3; this translates as MEDVLSCRCNTDVSSYPTSRTQMAHRQGRAPPKSRRAVQECTGGTVSHAHTQPHPLHTEQLAERDQDVARLQESLRREREKCSHLQSRCSQQGAELKRREQQNGRLKDRLFSDRYRERAAAIEVLNGQPKALAKKDLAAKIPRSDGRRDEEALSLMLERREAELREAMKLRHALTTLLHGLRTDMEKVSKGDCDEQEPDSKWLVESETALGDHVTGGVVQEWIKVRNIGLKRCFMQSITGTGTDQDKLIAQLEAELDQSQNLVRLQQQMLQDSVAPPLPGSLADSYYLEEWERLQVKWAEFERQRRSFERERQAFTDAAIRLGHERCQFEQQRASLVKWQYLGFTPGPKPSTLITVPGHVTPPPPKFPSTPCFPRFDPNPWSPQEDVVTPSTPELYSALRLPYCPNRLVTR